The following are encoded together in the Streptomyces flavofungini genome:
- the qcrB gene encoding cytochrome bc1 complex cytochrome b subunit: protein MSTENTTVTEAPATDTRKKAPAGERVADWADGRLGIYSLAKANMRKIFPDHWSFMLGEICLYSFIIIILTGVYLTLFFHPSMNEVEYHGSYVPLQGQLMSEAFNSTMHISFDVRGGLLIRQIHHWAALIFLAAMFVHMMRVFFTGAFRKPREVNWLFGFLLFVLGMFTGFTGYSLPDDLLSGTGVRFMQGAVLSVPIVGTYLSMFLFGGEFPGGDFVARFYSVHILLLPGIMLGLVVAHLILVFYHKHTQFAGPGKTNKNVVGMPLLPVYMAKAGGFFFLVFGVIAAVSAIATINPIWALGPYRPDQVSTGAQPDWYMGFSEGLIRVMPGWEINLWGHTLVLGVFIPLIIFPLVLVAIAVYPFIEAWVTGDKREHHILDRPRNAPTRTAFGVAWMTWYFVLLVGGGNDLWATHFHLSINSITWFVRIFFFAGPVIAFIVTKRICLGLQRRDKDKVLHGRESGIIKRLPHGEFIEVHEPLNKEQLHTLTAHEQYKPLEIGPTVDENGVERKVKGPQKLRAKLSKGFYGEDSQIPKPTAEEYKEITSGHGHH, encoded by the coding sequence ATGAGTACCGAGAACACCACGGTGACCGAGGCCCCGGCCACCGACACACGCAAGAAGGCGCCCGCCGGTGAGCGGGTCGCCGACTGGGCCGACGGCCGCCTGGGGATCTACTCCCTGGCCAAGGCCAACATGCGCAAGATCTTCCCGGACCACTGGTCCTTCATGCTCGGTGAGATCTGCCTCTACAGCTTCATCATCATCATCCTCACGGGTGTGTACCTGACGCTGTTCTTCCACCCGTCGATGAACGAGGTGGAGTACCACGGCAGCTACGTGCCCCTGCAGGGCCAGCTGATGTCCGAGGCGTTCAACTCGACCATGCACATCTCCTTCGATGTGCGCGGTGGTCTGCTGATCCGGCAGATCCACCACTGGGCGGCGCTGATCTTCCTCGCGGCCATGTTCGTGCACATGATGCGCGTCTTCTTCACGGGCGCCTTCCGCAAGCCGCGCGAGGTCAACTGGCTGTTCGGCTTCCTGCTGTTCGTCCTCGGCATGTTCACCGGCTTCACCGGTTACTCGCTCCCGGACGACTTGTTGTCGGGCACCGGTGTCCGCTTCATGCAGGGCGCCGTGCTCTCGGTGCCGATCGTCGGAACGTACCTCTCGATGTTCCTGTTCGGCGGGGAGTTCCCCGGCGGCGACTTCGTGGCACGGTTCTACTCGGTCCACATCCTGCTGCTGCCGGGCATCATGCTCGGCCTCGTGGTGGCGCACCTGATCCTGGTCTTCTACCACAAGCACACGCAGTTCGCGGGCCCCGGCAAGACCAACAAGAACGTCGTCGGCATGCCGCTGCTCCCGGTCTACATGGCCAAGGCCGGAGGCTTCTTCTTCCTGGTCTTCGGTGTCATCGCGGCCGTCTCGGCGATCGCCACGATCAACCCGATCTGGGCTCTCGGGCCCTACCGTCCGGACCAGGTGTCCACGGGCGCCCAGCCCGACTGGTACATGGGCTTCTCCGAAGGCCTGATCCGTGTCATGCCGGGCTGGGAGATCAACCTCTGGGGACACACGCTCGTCCTGGGTGTGTTCATCCCGTTGATCATCTTCCCGCTGGTCCTGGTGGCCATCGCGGTCTACCCGTTCATCGAGGCCTGGGTCACCGGGGACAAGCGCGAGCACCACATCCTGGACCGCCCGCGCAACGCCCCGACCCGCACCGCCTTCGGTGTGGCCTGGATGACCTGGTACTTCGTCCTGCTCGTCGGTGGTGGAAACGACCTGTGGGCCACCCACTTCCACCTGTCGATCAACTCGATCACCTGGTTCGTCCGGATCTTCTTCTTCGCCGGACCGGTCATCGCGTTCATCGTCACCAAGCGGATCTGCCTGGGCCTGCAGCGGCGCGACAAGGACAAGGTGCTGCACGGACGCGAGTCCGGCATCATCAAGCGCCTGCCGCACGGTGAGTTCATCGAGGTGCACGAGCCGCTCAACAAGGAGCAGCTGCACACCCTGACCGCGCACGAGCAGTACAAGCCGCTCGAGATCGGCCCGACGGTCGACGAGAACGGCGTGGAGCGCAAGGTCAAGGGTCCGCAGAAGCTGCGGGCGAAGCTCTCCAAGGGCTTCTACGGCGAGGACAGCCAGATCCCGAAGCCCACCGCGGAGGAGTACAAGGAGATCACGAGCGGCCACGGCCACCACTGA
- the trpD gene encoding anthranilate phosphoribosyltransferase: MSAVTPAGGDTAAARSWPDVLNGLLDGRDQSADDTAWAMDRIMSGEATDAQIAGFAVALRAKGETVEEISGLVRTMYEHAHTIDVPGPSVDIVGTGGDGAKTVNISTMSAIVVAGTGAKVVKHGNRAASSASGASDVLEKLGVNLELTPRRVREVAEEAGITFCFAVKFHPALRHVAPARRELGIRTTFNFLGPLTNPARVRAQATGVADARMAPILAGVLAERGSSALVFRGDDGLDELTTTATSRVWVVRDGGVHEEAFDPRDVGIDLVPVEALRGADASYNAEVARRLLDGETGPVRDAVLLNSAAALVALGPGEGSLAGQIRTGMAKAADAIDSGAAKGVLARWVAASNS; the protein is encoded by the coding sequence ATGAGCGCTGTGACCCCCGCAGGAGGCGACACCGCGGCGGCCCGTTCCTGGCCCGACGTACTGAACGGGCTGCTCGACGGGCGCGACCAGAGCGCGGACGACACGGCCTGGGCCATGGACCGCATCATGAGCGGCGAGGCCACGGACGCGCAGATCGCGGGCTTCGCGGTGGCGCTGCGCGCCAAGGGCGAGACCGTCGAGGAGATCTCCGGCCTGGTCCGGACGATGTACGAGCACGCCCACACCATCGACGTGCCCGGGCCGAGCGTCGACATCGTCGGCACCGGCGGCGACGGCGCCAAGACCGTGAACATCTCCACCATGTCGGCGATCGTCGTCGCCGGGACCGGCGCGAAGGTCGTCAAGCACGGCAACCGCGCGGCGTCCTCCGCGAGCGGCGCCTCCGACGTCCTGGAGAAGCTCGGCGTGAACCTGGAGCTCACCCCCAGACGGGTGCGGGAGGTCGCCGAGGAGGCCGGGATCACCTTCTGCTTCGCGGTGAAGTTCCACCCCGCGCTCCGGCACGTGGCGCCCGCGCGCCGCGAACTGGGCATCCGGACCACCTTCAACTTCCTCGGCCCGCTCACCAACCCGGCCAGGGTGCGGGCCCAGGCCACCGGTGTCGCCGACGCGCGGATGGCGCCGATCCTCGCCGGCGTCCTCGCCGAGCGCGGCTCTTCGGCGCTCGTCTTCCGCGGCGACGACGGGCTCGACGAGCTGACGACGACGGCCACGTCGCGGGTGTGGGTGGTCAGGGACGGGGGCGTCCACGAGGAGGCCTTCGACCCGCGGGACGTCGGCATCGACCTGGTGCCGGTCGAGGCGCTGCGGGGCGCCGACGCCTCGTACAACGCGGAGGTCGCGCGGCGGCTTCTGGACGGTGAGACGGGGCCGGTGCGGGACGCGGTGCTGCTGAACTCGGCGGCGGCGCTGGTCGCCCTGGGGCCGGGCGAGGGGTCCCTGGCGGGGCAGATCAGGACGGGGATGGCCAAGGCGGCCGACGCCATCGACTCCGGGGCAGCGAAGGGTGTGCTGGCGCGCTGGGTGGCGGCGAGTAACAGCTAA
- a CDS encoding glycerate kinase family protein yields MPLTRFAVAPSGFKESLSAQSVAAAIAAGVRRVVPDAEVDLIPLVDGGEGTAQALAAASGGRLVALPATGPVGERIGTHFALLGSGTAVVEMAAAAGLSLVPRDLRDPGATTTYGVGELIRAALDTGARRILVGCGDSGTSDGGAGALQALGARLLDEDGWELPYGGRELMRLHHIDTSGLDPRLADTELLVACNPHNVLCGARGVARVFGPQKGATPAQVEQLAAGLEHWAYVLTRDLNVTADLYNGVGTGASGGLGAGLAALGARLLPRFDVLLDHLDLDARLARADLVVTAEGALDHQTPRGKVPAEVARRAKRFGRPVLVLAGTIGDGAHAVRELGVDAYSAILPAPVSLTEALSRGGEFLTDATERALRMIVLGSRLRRQAAAASAAPATALSAAPVSGTQRPSSVR; encoded by the coding sequence ATGCCCCTCACCCGTTTCGCCGTCGCGCCCAGCGGCTTCAAGGAGTCCCTGTCCGCCCAGTCCGTCGCGGCAGCCATCGCGGCCGGGGTGCGGCGGGTCGTGCCGGACGCCGAGGTCGACCTGATCCCGCTGGTCGACGGCGGCGAGGGCACCGCGCAGGCGCTGGCCGCCGCGTCCGGGGGCCGCCTGGTGGCGCTGCCCGCGACGGGCCCCGTGGGCGAGCGCATCGGCACCCACTTCGCGCTCCTCGGCTCCGGCACCGCCGTCGTCGAGATGGCAGCGGCGGCGGGCCTCAGCCTGGTCCCGCGGGACCTGCGCGACCCGGGCGCCACCACCACGTACGGCGTCGGCGAGCTGATCCGCGCCGCCCTGGACACCGGCGCCCGCCGCATCCTGGTGGGCTGCGGCGACTCCGGCACGTCGGACGGGGGCGCGGGCGCCCTGCAGGCCCTCGGCGCCCGGCTCCTGGACGAGGACGGCTGGGAGCTGCCGTACGGCGGGCGGGAGCTGATGCGCCTGCACCACATCGACACCAGCGGCCTCGACCCGCGCCTCGCGGACACCGAGTTGCTCGTCGCCTGCAACCCGCACAACGTCCTGTGCGGCGCACGCGGCGTGGCCCGCGTCTTCGGCCCGCAGAAGGGCGCGACCCCCGCCCAGGTCGAGCAGCTCGCGGCGGGCCTCGAACACTGGGCGTACGTCCTGACCCGCGATCTGAACGTCACCGCCGACCTCTACAACGGCGTCGGGACCGGCGCCTCCGGGGGCCTCGGCGCGGGGCTCGCCGCGCTCGGCGCCCGGCTCCTGCCCCGCTTCGACGTGCTCCTGGACCATCTCGACCTGGACGCCCGCCTCGCCCGCGCCGACCTGGTCGTCACCGCGGAGGGCGCCCTCGACCACCAGACGCCGCGCGGCAAGGTCCCGGCCGAGGTGGCCCGGCGCGCCAAGCGGTTCGGGCGACCCGTCCTGGTGCTCGCGGGCACCATCGGGGACGGGGCGCACGCGGTCCGCGAACTCGGCGTGGACGCCTACAGCGCGATCCTGCCCGCCCCGGTGTCGCTCACCGAGGCGCTGAGCCGGGGCGGCGAGTTCCTGACGGACGCGACGGAGCGCGCCCTGCGCATGATCGTCCTGGGGTCCCGGCTGCGGCGTCAGGCAGCGGCGGCGTCCGCGGCACCGGCGACGGCGCTGTCCGCCGCACCGGTGTCCGGCACGCAACGCCCGTCCTCCGTACGGTAG
- the qcrA gene encoding cytochrome bc1 complex Rieske iron-sulfur subunit, producing the protein MSSQENPEENLPSEQESAAHGAVAVADEADPFADPGLPPHEHRVQDIDEQAARRSERTVALLFTVSMLATIGFIASYVAFPVDKSVYIWPIGHISALNFSLGMTLGVALFCIGAGAVHWARTLMSDVEVADDRHPIEAEPEVKAKVMADFAAGAKESQLGRRKLIRNTMFGALAMVPLSGVVLLRDLGPLPEDKLRHTLWSKGKLLVNMNTNEPLRPADIPVGSLTFAKPEGLEEHDHDFQTQIAKAALMIVRIQPDNIKDKRELEWSHEGVVAYSKICTHVGCPISLYEQQTHHALCPCHQSTFDLSDGARVIFGPAGHALPQLKIGVNEEGYLEAHGDFEEPVGPAFWERG; encoded by the coding sequence ATGAGTAGCCAAGAGAATCCAGAAGAGAACCTGCCCAGCGAGCAGGAATCCGCCGCCCACGGCGCGGTAGCCGTGGCCGATGAGGCCGACCCGTTCGCGGACCCGGGGCTGCCGCCCCACGAGCACCGCGTCCAGGACATCGACGAGCAGGCCGCCCGGCGCTCCGAGCGCACGGTCGCGCTCCTGTTCACCGTCTCGATGCTGGCCACGATCGGCTTCATCGCCTCGTACGTGGCCTTCCCGGTCGACAAGAGCGTCTACATCTGGCCCATCGGCCACATCAGCGCGCTCAACTTCTCCCTGGGCATGACCCTCGGCGTGGCGCTCTTCTGCATCGGCGCGGGCGCGGTCCACTGGGCCCGCACCCTGATGTCCGACGTGGAGGTCGCCGACGACCGGCACCCCATCGAGGCCGAGCCCGAGGTCAAGGCCAAGGTGATGGCGGACTTCGCGGCCGGCGCGAAGGAGTCCCAGCTCGGCCGGCGCAAGCTGATCCGCAACACCATGTTCGGCGCGCTCGCCATGGTTCCGCTGTCCGGTGTCGTCCTGCTGCGTGACCTCGGTCCGCTGCCGGAGGACAAGCTGCGGCACACCCTGTGGTCCAAGGGCAAGCTGCTCGTGAACATGAACACGAACGAGCCGCTGCGCCCCGCGGACATCCCGGTCGGATCGCTCACCTTCGCCAAGCCCGAGGGCCTGGAGGAGCACGACCACGACTTCCAGACCCAGATCGCCAAGGCGGCCCTGATGATCGTCCGGATCCAGCCGGACAACATCAAGGACAAGCGCGAGCTGGAGTGGTCGCACGAGGGTGTCGTCGCGTACTCCAAGATCTGCACCCACGTGGGCTGCCCGATCTCCCTGTACGAGCAGCAGACGCACCACGCGCTCTGCCCGTGCCACCAGTCCACCTTCGACCTCTCCGACGGCGCCCGAGTCATCTTCGGCCCCGCCGGTCACGCCCTTCCGCAGTTGAAGATCGGCGTGAACGAGGAGGGCTATCTCGAGGCGCACGGCGACTTCGAAGAGCCCGTCGGTCCTGCCTTCTGGGAGCGCGGATGA
- a CDS encoding aminotransferase class V-fold PLP-dependent enzyme, which translates to MSATPAATASAARSAEPADSADPCCAAPLPVLGRDVTVPLVTGGEVTYAALDYAASAPALQRVWDDVAAYAPYYGSVHRGAGYLSQLSTDLFENARRTVAEFLGCRDGDQVVFTRSTTDSLNLLAAALPADCEVFVFETEHHASLLPWRDARVTYLDAPRTHDEAVHTLERALADRDPSPSSPLRSSGGGPYGPALVCVTGASNVTGELWPVRELAAVAHAHGARIVLDAAQLAPHHPVDIAELDVDWVAFSGHKLYAPFGSGVLAGRADWLQAAEPYLAGGGASRKVARRADGGVDVEWHDTAARHEAGSPNVIGAYSIASACKALQEAGFDALVERERHLIATVTAGLADVPQVRVLSLFGDDAPRVGVISFVVDGWNSSHFAAALSAEYGIGVRDGLFCAHPLVRTLLGGAPDEPGECGAPEAAPGERSLNAIRVSFGAGTPDEHVERFVRAVRELVADGARWNYRTEDGRCVPDTGAADSAVAGAADAAAA; encoded by the coding sequence ATGTCTGCCACCCCTGCTGCCACCGCGTCCGCCGCCCGGTCCGCCGAGCCCGCCGACTCCGCCGACCCCTGCTGCGCCGCCCCGCTGCCGGTCCTCGGCCGCGACGTCACCGTCCCCCTCGTCACCGGCGGCGAGGTGACCTACGCCGCGCTCGACTACGCCGCGAGCGCCCCGGCCCTGCAGCGGGTCTGGGACGACGTGGCCGCGTACGCGCCGTACTACGGGAGCGTGCACCGCGGCGCCGGGTACCTGTCGCAGCTGTCGACCGACCTGTTCGAGAACGCCCGCAGGACCGTCGCCGAGTTCCTGGGCTGCCGCGACGGCGACCAGGTGGTGTTCACGCGGTCGACCACCGACTCGCTGAACCTGCTCGCCGCCGCCCTGCCCGCCGACTGCGAGGTCTTCGTGTTCGAGACCGAGCACCACGCCTCGCTGCTGCCCTGGCGCGACGCCCGCGTCACCTACCTCGACGCCCCGCGCACCCACGACGAGGCCGTCCACACCCTGGAGCGCGCACTCGCCGACCGCGACCCCTCCCCGAGCTCTCCGCTTCGTTCGAGCGGGGGAGGCCCCTACGGCCCCGCCCTCGTGTGCGTCACCGGCGCCTCGAACGTCACCGGTGAGCTGTGGCCGGTCCGTGAGCTGGCCGCCGTCGCGCACGCGCACGGCGCCCGCATCGTCCTCGACGCCGCCCAGCTCGCACCCCACCACCCCGTGGACATCGCGGAGTTGGACGTCGACTGGGTCGCCTTCTCCGGGCACAAGCTGTACGCGCCCTTCGGCTCCGGCGTGCTCGCCGGGCGGGCCGACTGGCTGCAGGCCGCCGAGCCGTACCTCGCCGGCGGCGGCGCCTCGCGCAAGGTCGCGCGGCGCGCCGACGGGGGAGTGGACGTCGAGTGGCACGACACGGCCGCCCGGCACGAAGCCGGGTCGCCCAACGTCATCGGCGCCTACTCCATCGCCTCCGCCTGCAAGGCCCTTCAGGAGGCCGGGTTCGACGCGCTCGTGGAGCGGGAGCGGCACCTGATCGCGACGGTCACCGCGGGGCTCGCGGATGTGCCGCAGGTGCGGGTGCTCTCCCTGTTCGGGGACGACGCGCCGCGCGTCGGCGTCATCTCCTTCGTCGTCGACGGCTGGAACAGCTCGCACTTCGCGGCCGCCCTGTCCGCCGAGTACGGCATCGGCGTGCGCGACGGCCTCTTCTGCGCCCACCCGCTCGTGCGCACCCTGCTCGGCGGCGCCCCCGACGAGCCCGGCGAGTGCGGCGCCCCGGAGGCCGCGCCCGGTGAGCGGTCCCTGAACGCGATCCGGGTGAGCTTCGGCGCGGGCACCCCCGACGAGCACGTGGAGCGCTTCGTGCGCGCCGTCCGCGAGCTGGTGGCCGACGGGGCGCGCTGGAACTACCGTACGGAGGACGGGCGTTGCGTGCCGGACACCGGTGCGGCGGACAGCGCCGTCGCCGGTGCCGCGGACGCCGCCGCTGCCTGA